agtctacgagcgaagtctaaatcctctaataatggcaaaaacatcaacttcatcttattcgatgaagtatcggataacaggacaccacctaacaaccacAGCACCTGACCCcaaacatactgctgcaccatctcctctagtGCATCATCCTCAATATGAAAATGTTGAtaatgatcatccaaacactcaatcctgagtcgtgaatgatcaaaaaacTGAGCGTCGGACTCAaatcctagcaatcgcaagcacaaaaccTGCCACTCTGGAATGGTAAGCATGGGATCAACTCCAGTAACTGGATcgtcatcaactggtagtccagtaaggatgctgatatcctgtaaagtgatggtcgcctcaccaaatggaagatgaaatgtgtgtatctctggacgccatctcccaagcaaagcagtaataagaccaacgtccatctgtatacgatcaatccgatatactccatagaattcaagatatcgtaaataatccagtactctatgtgggatgttctctgtcctccagaagtcagcatcggatcgtcgtaaatgaaggtgtctgggctcctgcaataagatataataattagataacatatataatttttttttaaaaaaaattaaatagtaagagtaggattggaatgcttacgccaccatctaaaatagtctgtgatcgatggtgctcctgcaatgtaagaatactgctgtctcaaGGACCAGAATGCTGCGGATCATAAGCCATAATacactaatgaatctaaaataatgatattatcataagtgtattaaaaaataaaaaatatgatagccattcattttatgaaaaatatattttcaacacAATATTATTATACAATATAATTTAAACACACAATTTAGTTTATCTCTGGATATTAAATACGTATATTCAAATATAATCTCACAGAAATATATAAAACAATGACGAAAATACatcttcggagcctttaatttctttcattgcttaaaattgaagtgtgttgaagtatcctagaacAGCGACAGCGGTCATGATCCTGTTCCTTACAAATACCAcaatggttcttacttcttatttgcctatcatccatctcatttcgtagtcttgttgattttggtctacctttctgcttggatctcaaacaatgatgatcaggaatacatttgaacatacgtgtatgtattcaataatcttcatgtggtaatggattaaagtcgccgctccaagcattcataaatgctgtaattgtatatgcatcatccacaaacctACTAAAATGTAGCTAAAACGTGTGAACAtgaatatttgtacatgctctacttttcacaagaataatcttatggtattttttattttttttacaccaatttttttcaaatatttttttaaaaagataatttgaaatggagatactaatttgaaataatgatttttatttgaatcaaaattataatttttattttgtaaaaaatttaaaattataatttctatttttttattttttttgaaaattaataattaaactcatcattttaaatgatgattttatttttttttttcatctgtaAAAAAAGATGGTGGTGTGGCcatcataaaatatcattcaaaatgatattttatatgatttatataattttgataaataaattaaaaattaaattatttttataaatttttttttaaaaattatttaggtaaAGTAATCAATGGACTTCCCCTAGCGCTAGACTGGCAGCGGCAAAGGATATCCAAGCATTTAACCTGGCTTCCAGGTTGTCAGCAAGAATTGATAATATGATAAAGACTTGTTATACGTCAAAAAATAGGAACTTTATGTGCAAACAATTTGGTCCCTGGAAAGATGTGATTGATTTTTTGGAAAGATGTGATTGATTTAATCATGCATCTGTTGCAGACTCTCGCAGAATGGACaacctcctctttcttcttcttcttttcttttctttttcccttaaAATCTGGCATGAACTTTGATATATATCACTTGAATTATGCCTTCTTTTATATAAATGAGAAATTATAATTTCGAGATCCGTATATTTGGGAATGCATCATCAGAGAGGACAGAGACTCAAATGTagagaactcttttttttttggattgcaCTCAACTTCCACAGTTCAAGCAAACTCGTCTGGTGTAACGATAGTTTCTCATACGGAGTCTGTTTGAAAGGAAGAGAATCCAAAGTACTTGCCTTCTAGAAGAAGGCGGTGACTCCCAAATAAACTGAGAGCTTATAGGCTAACTGATAAATCTATCTAAACTGAAAAATCTTTAATGAAGATCTCTGGAATCTAATCCAAAATCCTAAAAGATGTACTCGGAGGAGGCAATGCATGCCACAACTTTCCCCACTACAGAACAAATGGATCTTAAATGCTATGGGAGATGGGGCCCAAGTATGGCAGGCACCACATGAGAAAAGAGGACTGAAGCAATTCCGGACGTCAATGATGTAACCAAAGAGTTGCTGATGCAAGGAACCAATTCCCTTCTAACGCATGGCCCTGAAGTAAAATTAGTTcctcaaaatactaattttattatTGACACCACTAGTTGTACCAATCTCCTCAAACGCCTTTTGTTTTTTTGGTACCTAGCTTGGGCCCTGTAACATTACTCTAATTTTATCATATGTTGGGACAAATATCTTGCTGCCAATCCCTATCCCTTCTGAATTAAATAGATAAAAAGAAGCACCAACTAGACCCACTTGTCATCTTATTTATGAACTGTATGATTGTAATCTCCGGAGCAAACTATCTCCAGCAAAGTGGATAGATTTATGAAACTTTGGTGCTTTCGTTTTGTTCTTtagttttccctttttttttttttttttttttttggtatatagTGAACAAGATCTTGGTGGCCGTTGCTGCAATTTGGAGCCACACATAGCAGATTTTGGAGCCCACACCATAATCTCTAGGCATGATCTAAGGTTAGTGGGGTTACTAATTACTATATAATATAGATTAGTGAGGATAAGATATATGTGGCTCGCACACAGACGTCTACAGCTGGGTCAGTGGAAAACATGAGATATGTAGAGCACCATAAGAGGAGGTGATGTTCGCAAGAAAAAACTCAGTCAACAGTAACTGCAATACCCCTCATACGGACTGTACTCAAACAACTTTCTAAAGATGTTCTCTATTTGCCAGACGTAAAGTTTCTTGCATATATGGTGGCTTTGCCATCATTATTCTCATGTGAAAAAAATAGTAGGATTAACCTATCAATAGATTGCTCGGTGGAGCACCCATATGATATGGCTAGCACGTGAAGCTCCATTCAAGTACTGGAAAGAATAAGTATATCAAAACTTTCAGATATATGACACCAAATGCAACTGTTGTGCCACTTCATTACTTGTTAATATAATTCAGCCAATAGAGACAGAGATCGAGAAGCACCAAGGAAAGCATAGAAGGTTTGACATCCAATAGGCATTTCTCTGTGACAAGTGAAAATTATGGATTCATGGAATCATAAACATATAATTATCAAATCTTGTCCCGGTTACTTGAGATCAACTTTAAGGACTCTTATCTAGGATTTTGTTCTTAGCATTATTGTAAGGTTTTTCTAATTTTTAGCAGCTTTCATTTATTTTGGGTGTTCCCCTTCTCCTTAGCAGAACCACCTCTGTTTTGTTTTCTATTAATAACGTTCGAACCCTCTTTTTagttgagaaattttttgtgcaccgtccGTAACGTAGAAAATTTGATGTGGAGCGCACCGCTTTATTTTATTGAATCAAATGGTCACCGCTTTTCAACGCACATTTAATATTCATTTAATActtataattctattttttcgtttgaaattttgaatgataaaaatatctgtcacagaatatcataattttgacccataatgtcataatttttgtcttggatgttataattttatcaaacagAAGGGCATTTTCATCCagtaaaattatcatttttttttgaaattttgaatgatgaaagtgTCCCTCTATTTtaacaaaattataatattcaagatgaaaattataatattgtgggtcaaaattatattattcaaaataaaaattatgacagaatgtcataattttgatccatagtatcataatttttattttggatgtcataattttatcaaaacagaaaaatattttcgtcattcaaaattttaaacgaaaaagtagaaCTGCGGATATTAAATGTATATTGAAAAGCAGTGTCCAATAAAATAAAGCGATGCACTCCATATCAAATTCTCTGCACCGctggtggtgcacaaagaattactccttTTTAGTTTTATTACTTGGGCCAAAAATCTCTTGTGCCCGTTGGAAGCTGTACACCAGTTTGCCAAAGTTTTCCCCCTTTCCAACTCGAATCCATGTAGGAATCTTGTTGGATGGGCCCCAGCAACCAACCATATGATGGCACGTGTGCATTACTGAGATTCATACGTGACACGTGGCACCATCTCTTGCGTTAAAAGTGGTGGAGGGCCCACGGACAAAAGAAAGCCCTTGGGGATGGGGATGGGAGGCTATACACTATGACAGCACTTGCAGTGCTTTTAAGAATATGTGCTTATCCGAGGTTGATCCCCTTGAATATTTGGAAAGTTAGTATTCTAAGATAAGCTGTACCCAACCCTCTTTATTCTTTTACAAACTCACCAATcggattcaaagaattcaaaattagatcaagtTTGCTGGAATCATGGATGACAAATAGATGTAGGTATGAATGTATGAACACTTAAATCTCTGCACAAAAATATCCTATCTAGATTGCGGAGACAGGATCTGATAGAATCAATATGATCTTGGGTATATATGAATACTTGGACATGCACACTGACCAGAATTGTAGGATGAACACCTACTACTTGTGTTCTTGTATGGTTAGCCAAGTATCATCTTCCATTTTCTCAGCGGCTATgttaaaagaaagaagaaattatgAAAACTATCTCAACGAGCAAAGCTCCCATCACATAAAAATTTCACAAGAGCAAAAGGAAACAATATCACACCGCTACTATAAAActtcaatgtttttttttttttttttgagaggtgTGGAGAGTAGTGGGAGAACCCAACTACTCACCAATTTTATTCAGAGTAAAAGAGTTTAGGAATTCTATAAAACTTCAATGTGactgtaattttttaaataactgTCAACACCGCACAaaagctgagaaagatggaaaacAGCAAAGTTCTAGCTGTATTATCTAACCTTTTCACTGAGATCTAAATTGCTTTTGGCTGACAGACAGgaccaatgatttttttttttttttggttaggtTGGGGGTGTTGTATTAAAGAAACACACGACAGAGGATAATCTTTTATCACTCCTAAAGGCTCTAAACATTgatgaaaatagaaaaataattaaaattatcaataaaaCCTCTCTATCTCCACAATGGCAGATTTTGGTGCTTAAACTTTGGACAAGTATACTAAGAAGTATTGAAGCAAGCTGGCTGATACCTTTCAAAAGCACTTTCAAAAGCACTGGTTAACTTTATAGGTACTGCTACTCTCTTGCCCTAGAAGCCACACTGCGATGCACATGTAGAacgttttttatttaaataaatttaaaaaaatataattttgatgttTCCAGCTTTGTAAAAGATGGCATAGGTGTCCCTGAGGGTATAAGTTACCCATCCACCAAAAACTAAACCAAAAGCTAAGCCACCTTTATCAATcccctctatatatatatatatatatactgcttTTGAACAAGCCCACCGAAACACTTCTCCAAACTACCACACTTAACTGAAGTCCTACAACCATGTCTTCTACTTCTCCCACTTCTCCGGCCATCATCCATTCTCTGATTAGAGACTTCTACTCTAGAAGACTTCTATTCCACACTCCCCTCTATAAACAACCCACTCAActaagcccatcatggaccagcCCGGCCGGTTCTGAGCCGGATTCCGGCAGACCGGCGAGTAGCTTCGATGCCAACGTCGTCATGATACTTGCCGTTCTCCTATGCGCTTTAATATGTGCACTAGGACTCAATTCCATCGTCCGGTGCGCACTCCGGTGCTCGAACCGCATCGTGGTCGTCGAGCCCGATACCAACCCGGTGGTTCGGTTCGCCCAGACCGGGCTCAGGAGGAAGGCCCTCCGAGCCCTGCCCACACAGGTATACTCGGCCGGGGTCAAGCTCGATGGGGCCAACACAGAGTGCGCCATCTGTCTCTCGGATTTCGTGCCCGGGGAAAGGGTCCGGTTCCTGCCCAGGTGCAACCATGGGTTCCATGTTAGGTGCATCGACCGGTGGCTCATGGCGCGGTCGTCGTGCCCGACCTGCCGGCAATGTTTGTTTTGTTCGAGCCCGAAGACCTCCGGTTGCACCGAGGTGAACCAGCCGGGTCAAGCACCGGTTCAGGCAGTCCTAGTGCCATTGGAGCCAGAAGGTCTGATTACTAATTATGAATCATAGAGAGGATTGttagctattttttttttgtttttttctcttttttttttttcttttgttttgagaAAATCAGGGCTGTTAAATACTTAAACTTGCTTCAGGGTTCAAAGTATATGTAAACCGTATATACCGGGCTGCTGAAAAGTTTTGAGTGTTATGTTCagtaaaagaatatatatataaagagaggaGTGCTGTGCTTACTTTTTAAATGATTTGCAGCTTGGGATCTTCTTTTCTATACTATGCTCTTTTTTCATCTTATTTCGTTTTAAATATACTTGAAAGTAAATGTAGGTGCACTCCGATCGTTCAGCATCATGTTCCTATACTTGACTGCACTGGATGTGCATCAGAGATATAACATGTAACAGTGCAGATCAATTGTGTCATGGCCCAGTGTTGCAGATTCAACTGAAGGTAGCAATCAACATTGCCCTTTTTCCTATAGAAATGTCGCATCACAAAGCCTATGAATGTTGAGAAATTCTAGAATGATGCTCCATCGGCACTACTTGTCCATGACAATTCTGCATGATGCCTTTCAATGGATCCAATGCCACAGCAAGCTCAGCATCATAAGGGCAAAAGATCTTGGCCCTTACAAAGTCCCATAACATAATGTAGTACTAGGTGTCACATAAGAGTGGCAAGAAAGAAAAATTAACTGGCTCTTTTGAGCCAATGAAGTTAAAGATGAATGGAAATCTGAAGTGCAGCCCATCAAGTTCCTAGGAGCATCCAGTCTCAAGATGGCAACTTGAAAAGGATTTCGTCTGAATCCCCTCCGCCAAAGCGTATCTCCAGTAGATTGTCTCGATCTTTGCTTCCTACCGGGCGGTCTCCTTCGCTGCCGCCTTTTCCATGGTGGATGCCACGCGCTAGAGTAATCGGGGACAACAAGAGAGGCCATCGACCAATCTTGAGAGACTTGGTTGAAGAATGACACAGCACCGCGTTCCACGCTGGCTCAGTTCTCATAAATTATTGCTGTtttaactttttcttttcttctctttttatctcttttaaTTTAAAGCAAAAAGCATGCTTTGCAATATGTAAAGTTAAAAAAAAGTTAACTATGGAAGTGCAGCAAGTGGAGAGGACGGATACTTCCCGTTGTATCTATTTTAGAACTCTATaatctatatatttatttatttatttatttatttatttatggaaAAGTAGCCCAAATGATCTCAGAAATCACACATCCCCTCCGTCGATGATGCTCATACTGACAGGATAATGTTTCATCACCGTTATGTACCACATAGGCGAGACAAGGTTCGAGCATTATGGGAGTCCTCCCTCAAGTAGTGCCGTTCCAAGCAATTTTGTGGATAAGAATACTCAAGTGGCATGAGCAATTACTTGTGCAGGTCTGCACCTGGCATGCTAGCATCAAATGTGAACTTTGCTACTTATTTTTTCAGTTCCCGCAGGACTATAAGTGACAGGTTTGTATCTTCCACACTAAAGAAGGCTTCACCTCTCACAAATTTTCCATTGGATGGTGCCATAGTGGCTTCGAGATCTATGCAAACAGATGCATCGGAGGGTtcagagtgctttgagatctatgcaaagCACAATCATTCTTTCACGCGAAGGATTCAACCAGAACGCAGACTATAATGCATAACCAATTGTTGGCTTTGCAATTAATCTTTCAATTGCAATTCATTTCCATATAGGTGATACCACCTTCCAAGATTGCTAGAGAGGGAGTGGAAACGAAAATGGATGAAGAACGAAGGTGCTGATATTCACACAATCCACACCCATTCTGAATAACATCATATCTCATACAAAAATCTAAGTCCGGTTCACGCCTGTTTCACGAATCCCGCCTCCACGAGATGGGGATTAATGAAGTTTCAAATAGAGAAGCTTGTGTGAAGACTGAAGACAGAAGACTTCCAAATGAACACAATTCTAAGGAGTTTTTTGTCGTAGATAATGCATTTTAGATGTACGCATAATACGCCAATGCACATCTCCACAACAACCCCAGTGACCACCAATGACAGTAAAATTGACATCTAAGCAGCTTAACATAGGGACATCATAAAATTACCGACAAATAGCCACTTGAGCAAAATTTGGAGGAAGAATAAACCAAACAAGCATGCATAGTTTAGGCATGTGATGGCCAAGAGATGAATTTATTGGAGGTTGATAAACAAATAAGGAGCACAAAGTACATCATC
Above is a genomic segment from Elaeis guineensis isolate ETL-2024a chromosome 1, EG11, whole genome shotgun sequence containing:
- the LOC105038334 gene encoding RING-H2 finger protein ATL78-like, whose product is MSSTSPTSPAIIHSLIRDFYSRRLLFHTPLYKQPTQLSPSWTSPAGSEPDSGRPASSFDANVVMILAVLLCALICALGLNSIVRCALRCSNRIVVVEPDTNPVVRFAQTGLRRKALRALPTQVYSAGVKLDGANTECAICLSDFVPGERVRFLPRCNHGFHVRCIDRWLMARSSCPTCRQCLFCSSPKTSGCTEVNQPGQAPVQAVLVPLEPEGALRSFSIMFLYLTALDVHQRYNM